The Paenibacillus sp. RC334 nucleotide sequence TGCGTTTCAGGCCCTCTATCCGCTCCCCCTGATATCGCTTGTCGAACAAATGAATCACCAGTGGTCTAATAGAAATGAACTGGACAAACTGCAAGTGAATGGATTGTTCTATCAATTCGTGCATGAACACTTTCGTCAACTACAGATGAAGGAGATCAAAATATCCGAGCCGGATCTGGCTACACAAATAGCCCAATATATTCAAGAGCGTTTTCAAAAACCAATCGCTATGGAGACGATGGCTAAACAATTTCATTACAGTACCCACTACCTCGTAAAGGTGTTTAAGCGCAAATATGGATGCAGCCCTATCGAGTATGTCGTTCAAACCCGCATCAACAGGGCCAAATCCTTGTTAGCTGAAACAGATGCTTCCATTCGGGAAGTTGCCGAAAACGTTGGTTATACCAATTTTTATTACTTTAGTAGACTTTTCAAAAAGCAAACCGGCGAAACCCCAACACAATTTAAAATGCATAGCCTTGTTATAAGAAGTTCAACGAATACAAATTTTACACTCAAATCATTCATTGCTCCCGGATCAGGACAACGTTATATTGGTAACAATGATAATCATTATCAACATAACGCTTGGAGAGTGGACGATATGAATGTTAGTTTTAAGCCTGCTTTTGCTGTTACCCTTTTGTTCAGCTTAACATTGCTGCTGGCAGCTTGCAGTGGCACGAGTGACGTTGCGAAGCCAATTGAAACAAGATCGTATACCGATGCACTTGGACGGCAAACGGAAATTCCTGTTCAACCCAAAAGGGCTGTTGTTATTACATACGGCGGTTATTTGCTTCCATTAGGCTTAAAACCGGTAGGTGTCAATCAGGAGATACTCGACCTTTATCCTGACAAGATGGCTGATGTCGCTAGCATAGGCAAAGGAACAGGTAATGTCGAGGCCATTTCCGCATTGGAGCCGGATGTGATTATACTGTCGGATTTTCACGACAAAGCAACCTTTGAGCAGTACCAAAAAATCGCCCCAACCATTGCAGTAGCATGGGGTGGTGATCCAGACGTGGTGAATACACTACGGACGTTTGGCGACATTATGAACCGGAAAACAGAAGCAGAATCCTGGATTGCTAAGTTCGAGAAAAAATTGCAGGGCATTCGGGAACAAACTCACATCCCCATTAAAGCAGATACTACCGCAATCTCTTTCATTATTCACAAGGGAGAGGTACTGCTTGGAGGCGAGGGCGGTACGCTCGGAAAATTGATCTACCAAGATTTCGGTTTCCAAATGCCTGAGCAATTCAAACCATATGCCGATGGCGGAACTGCTCTTTCCATGGAAGCTCTGGTCCATCGTCCGGCTGACTATTTCTTTACTCAAATGACAGATCAAGAGTTGGAGCAAACCATGCAGCTATTCAGCGAGCCTGTGTACCAAACGATTCCCGCTGTGAAAAATAATCACATTATTAATGTTTCCCGTGATAAATGGAACAATGGCCCCTACCTGGTGGATGAGGCGGTCGATTCGTTGATTGAACAAATATCTCAAATTCAGCCATAGGGACATACGGCACCTTCATTGACGTTTTTCAGGGGTAAAATGATTAAAAATAGCGAGAAGCCCAAAAAAATCGGCATCTCGCTATTTGCTATTCATAAAGTTCCCATGTTTCTGTACATAGCTCAATGAAAGAATTTGCAGCATGTCTGCAATCGTCATACCCCAAACTACCAGAATGAGAAAAAAGAACAGGATATTCGTTGTTTCTTTTTTCTTCTCTCATATCAAATAAATAATGATTTCCTCTCCCATCCATCCCAAACGACACAGCATTCGGCATATACTCCGGCAGCTCATAAGCTAGATTCATTTCTCTCAAATCTTCGGTATCGAAAAACTGGAAATAACGTTCTCCATTTTGAAACTCCCCGCCGTTAGAGTATTTCAAAAAATGGATATAGCTGTCCGGAAATTGTCCTTGAGGCAGATGCCAGCTAACAGGATTCAGAGGTTTATATTGATCGTAATATGGAGAAGACTTCGAAAAAGGGTTCACTTGTCTTTCTTTTATTTCATAAATCTCTTGCTCCGAAAGCTTTATGTTCCATGTGTTCAGAAAACGGGATAGTTGTTCATTCGTCACACTTGGACATTTTACAAATTGATGTTCAAAATGAATATTCCAGATGATAGCCAACCTCCGATGAATCAGTGTCTCTTAACCTAAATTATAACGGATATTATACTTGTTCTCCAGACTTCAGCTATTGACCCCTTCTACTCCTCGTCCCTTGCCGGGTTGAAGCTTGCGAACACAGTTCATCAACCGTTAAAGTATGCATGTTCATTCCCCTCTCATTGTCCTAATCTCAACCTTCAATCCACATGCTGAGTCTTTAAGACCTGTGTTTGATCCAAAATCACCCACTGATTCAGCTCGTCGTATCCTTTTACAATTGCTGTGATCTCATGCTTTGGATACGTCCACTCAGGTGGTACCTTTTCCCCATATGAACGATGTGTCTGCCAATCTCCTCCTCATCTTGTGATAAACTTCATTCATACGCCATTCCCGCAAGAATCAACTCCTCCTGAATCCAGC carries:
- a CDS encoding SMI1/KNR4 family protein; the encoded protein is MWNIHFEHQFVKCPSVTNEQLSRFLNTWNIKLSEQEIYEIKERQVNPFSKSSPYYDQYKPLNPVSWHLPQGQFPDSYIHFLKYSNGGEFQNGERYFQFFDTEDLREMNLAYELPEYMPNAVSFGMDGRGNHYLFDMREEKRNNEYPVLFSHSGSLGYDDCRHAANSFIELCTETWELYE
- a CDS encoding ABC transporter substrate-binding protein; its protein translation is MEWLETIRLWNQTPVKVLDIRHFTMKPGERLSSYSLPSSGFLFANQGEARLMLDRIETSLAKFQVLHGGKGAHLNIWCLNQPFEYYLILYKPVQEQAGQSPFEREDRMALFRQNYAFQALYPLPLISLVEQMNHQWSNRNELDKLQVNGLFYQFVHEHFRQLQMKEIKISEPDLATQIAQYIQERFQKPIAMETMAKQFHYSTHYLVKVFKRKYGCSPIEYVVQTRINRAKSLLAETDASIREVAENVGYTNFYYFSRLFKKQTGETPTQFKMHSLVIRSSTNTNFTLKSFIAPGSGQRYIGNNDNHYQHNAWRVDDMNVSFKPAFAVTLLFSLTLLLAACSGTSDVAKPIETRSYTDALGRQTEIPVQPKRAVVITYGGYLLPLGLKPVGVNQEILDLYPDKMADVASIGKGTGNVEAISALEPDVIILSDFHDKATFEQYQKIAPTIAVAWGGDPDVVNTLRTFGDIMNRKTEAESWIAKFEKKLQGIREQTHIPIKADTTAISFIIHKGEVLLGGEGGTLGKLIYQDFGFQMPEQFKPYADGGTALSMEALVHRPADYFFTQMTDQELEQTMQLFSEPVYQTIPAVKNNHIINVSRDKWNNGPYLVDEAVDSLIEQISQIQP